One segment of Marvinbryantia formatexigens DSM 14469 DNA contains the following:
- a CDS encoding AAA family ATPase → MLRRKLPVGIEDFEEIRKEEFYYIDKTGLIRELLNNWGKVNLFTRPRRFGKTLNMSMLKCFFETGADETLFEGLSISREKALCEKYMGKFPVIFLSLKGVDGLDFENARDMLWEVIQKEFRRLQYLLQDERLSKPDRENFSSLMTARVSDSVIQKSLSLLTEILYRYHGQKVILLIDEYDVPLDKAFQHGYYEEMAALIRGLFGQALKTNEFLQFAVLTGCLRVSKESIFTGLNNFDVNSIVDVEHDEQFGFTDSEVQKLLADYGLEEKADVIKDWYDGYRFGDASIYCPWDVIKYAKKLLADPCAEPEAFWINTSGNELVKRFIDKADKTTQDEIECLIAGEVIEKAVRLDLTYNELDTSIENLWSVLFTTGYLTQTDRAAGGIYKLVIPNREVREVFVLQIKEWFRKITLADTARIQRFCAAFPAGDAATIQDMLHDYLWDSISVRDTAVRSDRKENFYHGMLVGLLQSRENWLIQSNTENGEGYSDITVCTPERTGIVIELKYADDGNLEKECLQALEQIEKKKYAAGLQHRGMKKVIRYGMAFWKKECMVVMAQAPDQP, encoded by the coding sequence ATGCTAAGAAGAAAGTTGCCGGTTGGAATAGAGGATTTTGAAGAAATACGGAAGGAAGAGTTTTACTATATTGATAAAACCGGGCTTATCCGGGAACTGCTGAACAACTGGGGAAAGGTCAATCTCTTTACTCGCCCGCGTCGTTTCGGAAAGACGTTGAACATGAGTATGCTGAAATGTTTTTTCGAAACCGGAGCGGATGAAACATTGTTTGAGGGACTTTCAATCTCACGGGAGAAAGCGCTTTGTGAAAAGTATATGGGAAAGTTTCCTGTGATATTTCTCTCTTTGAAGGGCGTGGACGGACTGGATTTTGAAAATGCACGGGATATGCTGTGGGAGGTCATCCAGAAAGAATTCCGGCGTCTGCAGTACCTGCTGCAGGACGAACGCCTGTCGAAGCCGGACCGGGAAAATTTTTCCAGCCTCATGACTGCAAGGGTGAGTGATTCCGTGATACAGAAATCACTTTCATTATTAACGGAAATTCTGTACAGATACCACGGGCAGAAGGTAATCCTGCTGATCGATGAGTACGATGTGCCGCTGGACAAAGCATTCCAGCATGGCTATTATGAAGAAATGGCAGCGCTGATACGCGGGCTGTTCGGACAGGCGTTAAAGACAAATGAATTTCTGCAGTTTGCGGTTCTGACAGGCTGCCTGCGGGTGTCAAAGGAGAGTATTTTCACAGGTCTGAATAATTTTGATGTTAATTCAATCGTAGATGTGGAGCATGACGAGCAGTTCGGATTTACAGATTCGGAAGTACAGAAGCTCCTGGCAGATTACGGGCTGGAAGAAAAGGCGGATGTTATAAAAGACTGGTATGATGGTTATCGTTTTGGCGATGCGAGTATTTACTGTCCGTGGGACGTTATTAAGTATGCCAAAAAGCTGCTGGCAGACCCCTGCGCGGAGCCGGAAGCCTTCTGGATTAATACCAGTGGAAATGAACTGGTGAAGCGCTTTATTGACAAGGCGGACAAGACCACACAGGATGAGATTGAGTGTCTGATTGCGGGAGAGGTGATTGAAAAGGCGGTACGGCTGGATCTGACCTATAATGAGCTGGATACCAGCATTGAAAACCTCTGGAGTGTTCTTTTTACTACCGGCTATCTGACGCAGACAGACCGGGCGGCAGGCGGCATCTATAAGCTGGTGATACCCAACCGGGAGGTCCGGGAGGTTTTTGTCTTACAGATAAAGGAATGGTTTCGGAAGATTACACTTGCGGATACTGCAAGGATTCAGCGCTTCTGTGCAGCTTTTCCTGCCGGAGACGCAGCGACCATCCAGGATATGCTGCATGATTATCTGTGGGATTCCATCAGTGTGAGAGATACGGCCGTCCGGTCGGACAGGAAAGAAAATTTCTATCACGGGATGTTGGTGGGGCTGCTGCAAAGTCGGGAAAACTGGCTGATCCAGTCCAATACGGAGAATGGAGAAGGTTACAGCGACATAACCGTCTGCACGCCGGAGAGGACGGGAATTGTGATAGAGCTGAAGTATGCAGATGACGGAAATCTTGAAAAGGAATGTCTGCAGGCGCTGGAACAGATTGAGAAAAAAAAGTACGCCGCCGGTCTGCAGCACCGGGGAATGAAGAAGGTCATCCGGTATGGGATGGCGTTCTGGAAGAAAGAATGTATGGTGGTTATGGCACAGGCTCCGGACCAGCCGTAA
- a CDS encoding glycosyltransferase family 2 protein, producing MRKIPVLYIVIPCYNEEEVLPVTAPMFLDKIHALAQKGAVSGESRILFVDDGSRDNTWKIICSLAEQDEHFMGISQSRNRGHQNAVLAGLMEARSRCDITISIDCDGQDDINAMDEMVARYMEGFEVVYGVRSRRDTDTFFKKYTAQLFYRLLNWMGAEVVYNHADYRLISSLVLDELAEFKEVNIFLRGLVPLVGFKSTQVYYERSERMAGKSHYPLSKMLSLAADGITSLSVKPIRMISMLGFAVSLLSFLMIVWIIVQFFTGKTVQGWASTCAIVCFVCGIQLICTGVIGEYIGKIYLETKARPRYIISDRTYETGETAREEKSGGPDGRTAAR from the coding sequence ATGAGAAAAATACCTGTTTTATATATTGTGATTCCGTGCTACAACGAGGAAGAGGTCCTGCCGGTGACAGCGCCGATGTTTCTGGATAAGATTCATGCGCTGGCGCAGAAGGGCGCCGTCAGCGGCGAGAGCAGGATTCTGTTTGTGGACGACGGAAGCCGGGATAATACCTGGAAGATTATCTGCAGTCTGGCAGAGCAGGATGAGCATTTCATGGGGATTTCGCAGAGCAGGAACCGCGGCCATCAGAACGCGGTGCTGGCGGGGCTGATGGAAGCGCGCAGCCGCTGCGACATCACCATTTCCATCGACTGTGACGGGCAGGATGATATCAACGCGATGGACGAGATGGTTGCCAGATATATGGAAGGATTTGAGGTGGTATACGGTGTGCGCAGCAGGCGCGATACGGATACCTTTTTTAAGAAATATACGGCGCAGCTTTTTTACCGCCTGCTGAACTGGATGGGCGCGGAGGTGGTCTACAATCATGCCGATTACCGTCTGATTTCCAGTCTGGTGCTGGACGAGCTGGCGGAGTTTAAAGAGGTAAATATTTTTCTGCGGGGACTGGTGCCGCTGGTGGGCTTTAAGAGTACCCAGGTGTATTATGAGCGCAGTGAGCGTATGGCGGGGAAAAGCCATTATCCGCTCTCAAAGATGCTGTCCCTTGCGGCAGACGGCATTACCAGTCTGAGCGTGAAGCCGATCCGGATGATTTCCATGCTGGGCTTTGCAGTCTCTCTGCTCAGCTTTCTGATGATTGTGTGGATCATTGTGCAGTTTTTTACCGGAAAAACGGTGCAGGGCTGGGCGAGCACCTGCGCGATCGTCTGCTTCGTGTGCGGGATACAGCTTATCTGCACCGGCGTCATCGGGGAGTACATCGGGAAAATTTATCTGGAGACAAAGGCGAGACCGCGCTATATTATCAGCGACCGGACGTATGAGACCGGGGAGACGGCGCGGGAGGAAAAGAGCGGCGGTCCGGACGGCAGGACGGCTGCCAGATAG
- a CDS encoding SGNH/GDSL hydrolase family protein has translation MKKIRFILMMACLLLTLGLGTTITGTKVEAAKLTNVMKAPKAKAGKWVIAAKGYRYRYNSGKYAKSAWLKIDGEIYYFMSNGYLKTGLAKYNGKRYFFESDGSLATGWQKIGTKRYYFSPKTGAAATGKVKIASKYYYFSTTGEMQTGWKKIGKYYYYFQSNGSMAVNKTVGKYYVNAQGIRTTAVAGTTNIPADKTQTSGKKTGSVDIFVGDSRTVGLGSAVGISSKCIAKVGEGYSWFVSTGESKLKKMLKANPTATVVFNLGVNDVANYNLYITRYKELMKSYPKAEFYFMSINPIDKKYDWGWFTCSTLQSYIKKFNTAVKSAFPDRYIDCYSYLQKNKFETVDGLHYTTATYKKIYSYVLTQV, from the coding sequence ATGAAGAAAATCAGATTTATTCTCATGATGGCATGTCTGCTTCTTACGCTTGGTCTTGGGACAACCATTACCGGTACAAAGGTGGAAGCGGCGAAACTCACAAACGTTATGAAAGCGCCGAAGGCAAAAGCCGGAAAGTGGGTCATCGCAGCGAAGGGATACCGTTATCGCTATAACAGCGGAAAATACGCGAAAAGCGCATGGCTGAAGATAGACGGAGAGATTTATTATTTTATGTCGAACGGCTATCTGAAGACCGGGCTTGCAAAGTACAACGGAAAGCGTTACTTCTTTGAGAGCGACGGCAGTCTCGCGACCGGCTGGCAGAAAATCGGCACAAAGAGATATTACTTCTCGCCGAAGACAGGGGCGGCTGCTACAGGGAAGGTAAAGATTGCTTCGAAATACTACTATTTTTCCACGACCGGTGAGATGCAGACTGGCTGGAAAAAGATTGGAAAGTATTATTATTACTTCCAGTCCAACGGAAGTATGGCGGTAAATAAGACGGTCGGAAAATATTATGTCAATGCACAGGGCATCCGTACGACGGCTGTTGCCGGCACAACGAATATCCCCGCAGATAAGACACAGACGTCTGGTAAGAAAACCGGCAGCGTAGATATTTTTGTGGGTGATTCCAGAACGGTCGGTCTTGGAAGCGCCGTTGGCATCAGCAGCAAATGCATCGCCAAGGTGGGCGAGGGCTATAGCTGGTTTGTAAGCACCGGGGAATCAAAGCTGAAAAAAATGCTGAAGGCGAACCCGACGGCAACGGTTGTGTTTAATCTCGGCGTCAATGATGTTGCAAACTACAACCTCTATATTACGCGCTACAAGGAGCTGATGAAGAGCTATCCGAAAGCAGAGTTTTATTTTATGTCGATCAATCCAATCGACAAAAAATATGACTGGGGCTGGTTTACCTGTTCCACTCTGCAGTCGTATATCAAGAAGTTTAATACCGCGGTAAAGAGCGCGTTTCCGGACCGCTACATAGACTGCTACAGCTATCTTCAGAAAAATAAATTCGAGACGGTGGACGGGCTTCACTACACGACCGCTACCTACAAAAAAATATACAGTTATGTTTTGACGCAGGTCTGA
- a CDS encoding formate/nitrite transporter family protein, with translation MFQEDYKAASNTALAKSNFLKKNPAGYFISSMMAGLYIAFGSILMGIVGGYMTGQPAQKLVCGIIFSVGLCFVTVAGAELFTGNNFVMSVGALKKTVTWAQTAKVWVVCYLGNLVGSVVAAGIFTMTGIPGSGDVGAFFENTAVAKATGTPANLFAKAILCNILVCVAIWCGTRLKSEGAKIVMNFCCVGTFVTCGFEHSIANMTFLSVGMMNGAAVGLGGFLYNLLIVTLGNMVGGIVFVALPYYFISKEKA, from the coding sequence ATGTTTCAGGAGGATTATAAAGCGGCGTCGAATACGGCGCTTGCAAAAAGTAACTTTTTGAAAAAGAACCCGGCGGGATATTTTATTTCTTCCATGATGGCGGGACTGTATATCGCTTTCGGAAGTATCCTCATGGGAATCGTCGGCGGCTATATGACCGGTCAGCCGGCGCAGAAGCTGGTATGCGGCATCATTTTCTCGGTCGGACTCTGTTTTGTGACAGTAGCCGGTGCGGAGCTGTTTACCGGCAACAATTTCGTGATGTCAGTCGGCGCGCTGAAAAAGACGGTGACCTGGGCGCAGACGGCGAAGGTATGGGTCGTATGTTATCTCGGCAATCTGGTCGGTTCCGTGGTGGCGGCGGGTATTTTTACCATGACGGGAATACCGGGCAGCGGCGATGTCGGAGCATTTTTTGAAAACACGGCGGTGGCAAAGGCAACGGGCACGCCGGCAAACCTGTTTGCAAAGGCAATTCTCTGCAACATTCTGGTGTGTGTGGCAATCTGGTGCGGAACCAGGCTGAAATCGGAGGGAGCGAAAATCGTGATGAATTTCTGCTGCGTGGGAACCTTCGTGACCTGCGGTTTTGAGCACAGCATTGCGAACATGACGTTTCTGTCCGTCGGTATGATGAATGGAGCGGCAGTTGGTCTGGGCGGCTTTTTGTACAATCTTCTGATTGTTACGCTCGGAAACATGGTGGGCGGTATCGTCTTTGTGGCGCTTCCCTACTACTTCATTTCGAAGGAGAAGGCATAA
- a CDS encoding formate--tetrahydrofolate ligase: MGFKSDIEIAQETTMQPITEIAAKAGIDEKYLEQYGKYKAKIDYNLLKDTDAENGKLILVTAINPTPAGEGKTTTSVGLADGLSRIGKKVMVALREPSLGPVFGVKGGAAGGGYAQVVPMEDINLHFTGDFHAIGAANNLLAAMLDNHIFQGNELNIDPRKITWRRCVDMNDRQLRNVVDGLGGKTNGMPREDGYDITVASEIMAVLCLASDITDLKKRLARIIVGYTYGKASEQKPVTAGDLHAEGAMTALLKDALKPNLVQTLEHTPAIVHGGPFANIAHGCNSVTATKLALKLADYTVTEAGFGADLGAEKFLDIKCRMAGLKPNAVVIVATVRALKYNGGVAKADLNNENLEALEKGLPNLLKHVSNITNVYKLPCVVAINAFPTDTKAELDLVEAKCKELGVNVVLSEVWAKGGEGGIALAEEVVRLCEQPNDFTFAYELDGTIEDKLNAIVQKIYGGSRVVLTANAQKQAKELTALGYEHCPICMAKTQYSLTDDQTKLGAPTGFEVTVRNLKISAGAGFIVALTGEIMTMPGLPKVPAAERIDVDENGKISGLF, encoded by the coding sequence ATGGGATTCAAATCAGACATCGAAATTGCACAGGAGACAACGATGCAGCCGATTACCGAGATTGCAGCAAAGGCGGGAATCGACGAGAAATATCTGGAGCAGTATGGTAAATATAAAGCAAAAATTGATTATAACCTGTTAAAGGATACAGATGCCGAGAACGGCAAGCTGATCCTGGTGACGGCAATCAACCCGACACCGGCAGGAGAGGGAAAGACCACCACCTCCGTGGGTCTGGCAGACGGTCTTTCCAGAATCGGCAAGAAGGTCATGGTGGCGCTGCGTGAACCGTCCCTCGGACCGGTATTCGGCGTAAAGGGCGGCGCTGCAGGCGGCGGCTATGCACAGGTAGTCCCGATGGAGGATATCAACCTTCACTTCACGGGCGACTTCCACGCGATCGGCGCGGCAAACAACCTGCTGGCGGCGATGCTGGACAACCACATCTTCCAGGGCAACGAGCTGAACATCGACCCGCGCAAGATTACCTGGAGACGCTGCGTGGACATGAACGACCGTCAGCTTCGTAACGTGGTGGACGGTCTTGGCGGAAAGACAAACGGAATGCCGAGAGAGGACGGCTACGATATCACAGTAGCATCTGAAATCATGGCGGTGCTCTGCCTGGCAAGCGACATCACAGACCTTAAGAAGAGACTTGCAAGAATCATTGTGGGCTATACATACGGAAAAGCTTCCGAACAGAAGCCGGTAACGGCGGGCGACCTGCACGCAGAGGGTGCAATGACTGCACTTCTGAAGGATGCCCTGAAGCCGAATCTGGTACAGACACTGGAGCACACCCCGGCGATCGTGCACGGCGGCCCGTTCGCAAACATCGCACACGGATGCAACTCCGTAACCGCAACCAAGCTGGCATTAAAGCTGGCTGACTATACGGTAACAGAGGCAGGCTTCGGCGCAGACCTCGGAGCTGAGAAATTCCTGGATATCAAGTGCCGTATGGCGGGACTGAAGCCGAACGCGGTTGTCATCGTGGCAACAGTGCGCGCGCTGAAATACAACGGCGGCGTGGCAAAGGCGGATCTCAACAATGAGAACCTGGAGGCGCTGGAGAAAGGCCTTCCGAACCTTCTGAAACATGTAAGCAACATCACAAACGTATACAAGCTTCCGTGCGTGGTTGCCATCAACGCATTCCCGACCGACACGAAGGCAGAGCTTGACCTTGTTGAGGCAAAATGCAAAGAGCTTGGCGTAAATGTTGTGCTCTCCGAAGTATGGGCAAAAGGCGGCGAGGGCGGTATCGCACTTGCGGAAGAGGTTGTAAGACTTTGCGAACAGCCGAATGACTTCACCTTCGCGTATGAGCTGGACGGCACCATCGAGGACAAGCTGAACGCAATCGTGCAGAAGATCTACGGCGGAAGCAGGGTAGTTCTGACAGCAAACGCACAGAAGCAGGCGAAAGAGCTGACCGCCCTTGGTTACGAGCACTGCCCGATCTGCATGGCAAAGACACAGTACAGCTTGACCGACGACCAGACGAAACTCGGCGCACCGACCGGCTTTGAGGTAACGGTACGCAACCTGAAGATCTCCGCAGGCGCAGGCTTCATCGTGGCGCTGACAGGCGAGATCATGACGATGCCGGGTCTGCCGAAGGTACCGGCTGCAGAGCGCATCGACGTGGACGAGAACGGAAAGATTTCCGGATTGTTCTAA
- a CDS encoding metallophosphoesterase family protein: MKILIVSDTHRRNENFEKVLLAEKPVERVIHLGDAEETESCMSRIAGQPLDIVSGNNDFFGDMPREKEIMLGDYRVLLTHGHYYYVSLDTKMLGREARARGFDIAMYGHTHRPKIEKKDGLVLLNPGSLSYPRQEGRKPSYIIMELDEKGNADYTIKYLE, encoded by the coding sequence ATGAAGATACTGATTGTCAGTGATACCCATCGCAGAAATGAAAATTTTGAAAAGGTCCTGCTGGCGGAGAAGCCGGTGGAGCGCGTGATACACCTTGGCGACGCAGAGGAGACGGAGAGCTGTATGAGCCGTATTGCCGGACAGCCGCTGGATATTGTGAGCGGAAACAATGACTTTTTCGGAGATATGCCGCGGGAGAAGGAGATTATGCTGGGCGATTACCGGGTGCTTCTGACGCACGGTCATTATTATTATGTCTCACTGGATACAAAGATGCTTGGCAGGGAGGCGCGCGCACGTGGCTTTGATATTGCGATGTATGGTCACACGCACCGCCCGAAAATCGAGAAAAAGGACGGTCTGGTCCTGCTGAATCCGGGAAGCCTGTCCTATCCGCGCCAGGAGGGCAGAAAGCCGAGCTATATCATCATGGAGCTGGATGAGAAGGGCAATGCGGACTATACGATTAAATATCTGGAGTAG
- a CDS encoding XTP/dITP diphosphatase: MEGKIIFATGNEGKMKEVRMILADLGVPVLSQKEAGITADVEENGASFAENAMIKACAVKKLTDAVVLADDSGLEIDYLDGAPGIYSARYMGEQTPYEVKNRHILELLADVPPKKRTARFVCVIAAALPDGTVLTSEGVMEGEIGYASAGENGFGYDPVFYLPQYGCTSAEISPEQKNEISHRGKALRAMKEKLKAYYDKEKNVHEDTDCQ, from the coding sequence ATGGAAGGGAAAATTATATTTGCCACGGGAAATGAAGGAAAGATGAAGGAAGTCCGGATGATTCTCGCGGATCTGGGCGTGCCGGTGCTTTCGCAGAAGGAAGCGGGCATTACGGCGGACGTGGAGGAAAACGGCGCCAGCTTTGCGGAGAACGCCATGATAAAGGCGTGCGCGGTGAAGAAGCTGACGGACGCCGTTGTGCTGGCGGATGATTCCGGTCTGGAAATCGATTATCTGGACGGCGCTCCGGGCATTTATTCCGCGCGTTATATGGGGGAACAGACGCCGTATGAGGTGAAGAACAGGCATATCCTGGAGCTTCTTGCGGATGTCCCGCCTAAGAAGCGGACGGCGCGCTTTGTCTGTGTGATTGCGGCGGCGCTTCCGGACGGCACTGTTCTGACGAGCGAAGGTGTGATGGAAGGGGAAATCGGCTATGCGTCCGCCGGAGAAAACGGCTTCGGCTACGACCCGGTATTTTACCTTCCGCAGTATGGCTGTACCTCCGCGGAAATATCTCCGGAGCAGAAAAACGAAATCAGCCACAGGGGAAAGGCGCTGCGGGCGATGAAGGAGAAGCTAAAAGCGTACTACGATAAGGAGAAGAATGTCCATGAAGATACTGATTGTCAGTGA
- a CDS encoding lectin like domain-containing protein codes for MIKKTETFLKIVLVCLVAWLAYDLLRQAEPETVAVSQSVYETQSRDTAEATTLSALPARYDGREAGRMPTVRSQGSLGTCWAITACSAMEAYFLPQESLVFSPDHLSLQNSFSKDQNDGGAYTMVMAYLAAWQGPVLEEDDPYGDGYSPEGLTAVKHVQEMQMFRNKDHDAIKRAVLQYGAVQSAIYMDLDNAFSSSVYYNQIENSYFYDGDQISNHDVLIIGWDDNYEASHFNRNTQEAGAFICQNSWGEKFGDGGVFYVSYADVNIGNQAVAYTGIEENDNYDHIYQTDLCGWVGQLGYGDESCFAANVYVAGGAENLRAAGFYATGQNTEYEIFVVEDFQDDSSFYKRRTLKRGIVQETGYYTAELDEPVALESGQRYAVGIEIHTPGTQYPVATEYVAGEATETVDISDGEGYISHNGVIWTRTEEKHQANVCLKAYTEDREDA; via the coding sequence TTGATTAAAAAAACAGAAACGTTTTTAAAAATTGTGCTGGTGTGCCTGGTGGCCTGGCTGGCATACGATCTGCTCCGCCAGGCGGAGCCGGAGACGGTGGCGGTCAGTCAGAGCGTATATGAGACGCAGAGCAGAGACACGGCGGAGGCGACGACGCTTTCGGCGCTCCCGGCGCGCTATGACGGACGGGAGGCGGGCAGGATGCCAACGGTCAGAAGCCAGGGCTCGCTTGGCACCTGCTGGGCGATTACGGCGTGCTCGGCAATGGAAGCGTATTTTCTGCCGCAGGAGAGTCTGGTGTTCTCGCCGGACCATCTGTCGCTGCAGAACAGCTTTTCGAAGGACCAGAACGACGGCGGGGCGTACACGATGGTGATGGCGTACCTTGCCGCCTGGCAGGGACCGGTGCTGGAGGAGGACGACCCCTACGGGGACGGCTATTCGCCCGAAGGGCTGACGGCGGTGAAGCATGTCCAGGAGATGCAGATGTTCCGGAATAAGGATCATGACGCCATAAAGCGCGCCGTTCTTCAGTACGGAGCGGTGCAGTCTGCAATATACATGGACCTGGATAATGCTTTCAGTTCTTCCGTCTACTATAACCAGATAGAGAACTCCTATTTTTACGACGGCGACCAGATTTCCAACCACGACGTTCTGATTATCGGATGGGACGACAATTACGAAGCGTCGCATTTTAACCGCAACACGCAGGAGGCGGGCGCCTTTATCTGCCAGAACAGCTGGGGAGAAAAATTCGGCGACGGCGGCGTGTTTTACGTATCCTATGCGGACGTGAACATCGGCAACCAGGCGGTCGCCTACACAGGAATTGAGGAAAACGATAACTACGACCATATTTACCAGACCGATTTGTGCGGCTGGGTGGGACAGCTCGGATACGGCGATGAAAGCTGCTTTGCTGCAAATGTCTATGTGGCGGGCGGTGCGGAAAATCTGCGGGCGGCAGGCTTTTACGCGACCGGGCAGAATACGGAATACGAAATCTTTGTGGTGGAGGATTTCCAGGACGATTCCTCCTTTTATAAGCGCAGGACCCTGAAGCGGGGGATTGTGCAGGAAACCGGCTATTATACGGCAGAGCTGGACGAGCCGGTGGCGCTTGAGAGCGGGCAGCGTTACGCTGTCGGCATAGAGATACATACACCGGGGACGCAGTATCCGGTGGCGACAGAATATGTGGCGGGAGAAGCGACAGAAACAGTTGATATTTCGGACGGAGAAGGGTATATTAGTCATAATGGCGTTATCTGGACGCGCACTGAGGAAAAGCATCAGGCGAATGTCTGCCTGAAAGCTTATACAGAAGACAGAGAGGATGCATAA
- a CDS encoding THUMP domain-containing class I SAM-dependent RNA methyltransferase produces MNTVELIAPCHFGMEAVLKREIIDLGYEISQVEDGKVTFVGDMEAICYANMFLRTAERILLKVGRVHAETFDELFEKTKALPWEDYIPRDGRFWVAKATSVKSRLFSTSDIQSIMKKAMVERLKTVYHQDWFEESGASYPVRVFFMKDEAVIGLDTSGDSLHKRGYRLLTGKAPITETLAAAMILMTPWNRDRILVDPFCGSGTIPIEAAMIAANIAPGMHRHFLAEKWDNLIPGKLWSGAAGEAEELVDTQISVDIQGYDIDGGIVKAARENAGRAGVEHLIHFQQRPVSELSHPKKYGFVITNPPYGERLSAKDELPQLYREMGRSFARLDGWSEYVITAYEDAEKYIGRKADKNRKIYNGMMKTYLYQFLGPKPPRKKQERQID; encoded by the coding sequence ATGAATACAGTGGAATTAATTGCGCCGTGCCATTTTGGAATGGAAGCGGTTTTAAAAAGAGAGATTATAGACCTTGGCTACGAAATCAGCCAGGTGGAGGACGGAAAGGTAACGTTTGTGGGGGACATGGAAGCAATCTGCTATGCGAATATGTTCCTGCGCACGGCGGAACGCATCCTGCTGAAGGTGGGCAGGGTGCACGCCGAAACCTTTGACGAGCTGTTTGAAAAAACAAAGGCGCTGCCCTGGGAGGATTATATCCCGCGGGACGGCAGATTCTGGGTGGCAAAGGCGACGTCGGTCAAAAGTAGGCTGTTCAGTACCTCGGATATCCAGTCGATTATGAAAAAAGCGATGGTGGAGCGTCTGAAGACGGTCTACCACCAGGACTGGTTTGAGGAGAGCGGGGCGTCCTATCCGGTCCGGGTATTCTTTATGAAGGATGAGGCGGTGATTGGGCTTGACACGTCGGGCGATTCACTTCACAAGAGAGGCTACCGTCTGCTTACGGGAAAGGCGCCGATTACGGAAACACTGGCGGCGGCGATGATTCTAATGACGCCGTGGAACCGGGATCGCATTCTGGTAGATCCTTTCTGCGGCAGCGGGACGATTCCCATCGAGGCGGCGATGATTGCCGCGAACATAGCGCCGGGGATGCACCGCCATTTTCTGGCGGAGAAATGGGACAACCTCATTCCCGGAAAGCTCTGGAGCGGGGCTGCCGGTGAGGCGGAGGAGCTTGTGGATACGCAGATTTCCGTGGACATACAGGGATACGATATTGACGGCGGTATTGTAAAGGCGGCGAGGGAAAACGCCGGACGCGCCGGGGTAGAGCATCTGATTCATTTCCAGCAGCGCCCTGTCAGCGAGCTGAGCCATCCGAAAAAATACGGGTTTGTCATCACAAATCCGCCCTACGGCGAGCGTCTTTCCGCGAAGGACGAGCTTCCGCAGCTGTACCGCGAGATGGGCAGGAGCTTTGCAAGGCTGGACGGCTGGTCGGAGTATGTCATTACGGCTTATGAGGACGCGGAAAAGTATATTGGAAGAAAGGCGGATAAAAACCGGAAAATATATAATGGAATGATGAAGACCTATCTATATCAGTTCCTGGGCCCGAAGCCTCCGCGCAAAAAACAGGAGAGACAGATTGATTAA
- a CDS encoding rhodanese-like domain-containing protein: MKFEMITPVQLECYVGNPDALIIDLRNPAEYRERHIRGAINIPYEKLQSCCMFPMDMYLILYCERGSSSMSAAKELADRGYLVKTVVGGFHAYRGKMTETY; the protein is encoded by the coding sequence ATGAAATTTGAAATGATTACACCGGTGCAGCTGGAGTGCTATGTGGGGAATCCGGATGCGCTCATCATAGATTTGCGCAATCCCGCGGAGTACCGGGAGCGTCACATCCGGGGCGCCATCAACATTCCCTACGAAAAGCTGCAGAGCTGCTGTATGTTTCCGATGGATATGTATCTGATTCTTTACTGTGAGCGCGGCTCCTCCAGCATGTCCGCGGCGAAGGAGCTGGCGGACAGGGGGTATCTTGTAAAGACGGTGGTCGGCGGCTTTCACGCGTACCGCGGCAAAATGACAGAGACGTATTGA
- a CDS encoding threonine/serine exporter family protein, which translates to MLIQIVGAFIAIVAFSVVIETPKKFLGYCGLTGAAGWAVYLICNAHFGPIWANFISALVISLVSHLFARVLKTPVTIFLISGILTLVPGAAMYHTGYELFMGNMEAAASYLALTAQIAGVIALAIFIMDSVFQTLKKINKPEHPDKL; encoded by the coding sequence ATGCTGATACAGATCGTCGGGGCATTTATTGCCATTGTGGCGTTTTCCGTTGTAATCGAGACGCCGAAAAAATTTCTGGGATACTGCGGGCTGACAGGCGCCGCCGGGTGGGCGGTGTACCTCATCTGCAATGCGCACTTTGGACCTATCTGGGCGAACTTTATCAGCGCCCTTGTCATTTCGCTGGTGTCGCACCTGTTTGCGCGGGTGCTGAAAACGCCGGTAACCATTTTTCTGATTTCCGGCATCCTAACACTGGTGCCGGGCGCGGCGATGTATCATACGGGATATGAGCTGTTTATGGGAAATATGGAGGCGGCGGCTTCTTATCTTGCGCTTACTGCACAGATTGCGGGGGTGATAGCGCTCGCCATCTTTATTATGGATTCCGTGTTTCAGACCCTGAAGAAAATAAATAAGCCGGAGCACCCGGATAAACTTTAG